Proteins co-encoded in one Arachis stenosperma cultivar V10309 chromosome 7, arast.V10309.gnm1.PFL2, whole genome shotgun sequence genomic window:
- the LOC130940536 gene encoding uncharacterized protein LOC130940536 — MRSRKLHQRNEVLGGFPEFGAIFMSNRSTLQECFEKRLFGLPVGYSDFVRNVKEGMTLFLFEFEERKLYGIFEATSDGGLNIVPQAYVSTGRSFPAQVKFKIIWHCDPLSEDEFYGAIQDNYFGSYKFNFGLTKEQIESLLQLFSSRKIEVPRTPCHRKRKNKKQGYKSIKDVGKKGRFAEVEIFRRKPDKIHGSSDISELDVETFLASIACGKSEVTHSDDAYDPENPGFHHSVVPKDLNAAFGESHELVALQSKKENFNFSAEDTLEYIPLCLPDSADEEGFDVGECTGEELGKFVDNKLSIIPVPQLPLVSNLSDEGCNQKKMEDSVTSSNGSPCSGLDNSSLAAISFSDAIGFQSKPGSNCCELQPAKCLYSDNLKKRASVFSRLTFPSKDSISKNQNDLRMKLVDHKLRVKQHS, encoded by the exons ATGAGGTCGAGGAAATTGCACCAAAGAAACGAGGTGCTTGGAGGTTTTCCTGAGTTTGGTGCAATATTCATGTCTAATAGAAGTACTTTGCAAGAATGTTTTGAGAAGAGATTGTTTGGGCTACCTGTTGGTTACTCTGATTTTGTTCGAAACGTAAAGGAAGGAATGACGCTGTtcctttttgaatttgaagaaagaAAGCTTTATGGGATTTTTGAAGCAACATCAGATGGTGGCCTGAACATTGTTCCCCAGGCATATGTTTCAACAGGAAGGTCATTTCCTGCGCAG gtcaaattcaaaataatatgGCACTGTGATCCTTTATCTGAAGATGAGTTTTATGGTGCCATTCAAGATAACTACTTTGGTTCCTACAAATTCAACTTTGGTCTCACTAAGGAGCAG ATTGAGAGCCTTCTGCAGTTGTTCAGTTCAAGAAAGATTGAAGTCCCAAGAACTCCATGTCACAGAAAAAGGAAGAATAAAAAACAGGGTTACAAGTCTATAAAAGATGTGGGGAAGAAAGGGAGGTTTGCGGAGGTTGAAATCTTCAGAAGGAAGCCTGACAAAATTCATGGCAGTTCAGATATTTCAGAGCTAGACGTGGAAACATTTTTGGCATCTATTGCTTGTGGAAAATCTGAAGTCACCCATTCTGATGatgcttatgatcctgaaaatcCTGGTTTCCATCATTCAGTTGTCCCTAAGGATCTCAATGCTGCTTTTGGAGAATCACATGAGCTGGTTGCCTTGCAATCAAAGAAAGAAAACTTCAATTTTTCTGCAGAAGACACCTTGGAATATATACCCTTGTGTTTACCAGATTCTGCTGATGAAGAGGGTTTTGATGTTGGTGAATGTACAGGAGAAGAGCTAGGTAAATTTGTTGACAACAAATTGTCTATTATCCCTGTCCCTCAGTTACCACTTGTGTCTAATCTGAGTGATGAAGGATGTAAccaaaagaaaatggaggatTCAGTCACTTCTTCAAATGGAAGTCCATGCTCTGGATTAGATAACTCGTCCTTGGCTGCTATTTCCTTCTCAGATGCAATTGGCTTTCAGTCCAAACCTGGAAGTAATTGTTGTGAACTACAGCCAGCCAAGTGTTTGTACTCTGACAACCTGAAAAAGAGAGCCAGTGTGTTTTCCCGGTTAACTTTTCCTTCTAAGGACTCCATTTCAAAGAATCAAAACGATCTTAGAATGAAGTTAGTGGATCATAAGTTGAGAGTCAAGCAGCATAGTTGA
- the LOC130940251 gene encoding uncharacterized protein LOC130940251: MSAPNHQIPLQNNGMGMQNQPQMGAANQLNQNLMPPYVSNMQPSMNTHQFMNAANHLLPLQNNQLHMSNMGMSVPPQGPSHAGFGPQNGVSNAGYNPMFQAQGQVMHNAAQINLSQLQGHILAQSILSMLQQPNMNMNIPNGQFSSQFPVQNMNQQLHMQVPNPSQVGRHGMHPGSGPMFGFPGQVPQAMVSQNPMFSATLHTGLVQGNQARPQFDQNEKSLVLPNGNTNAFVSSSFSSMQLQGNSSASHAQTNVNSNTKSNDRNSSWKGSQSKNFKNKQTRGGFEGRFQKCRFPKEHRDKGPNNGRIEHQQKPKFSLNHKEQQQEPKRSFFVTYTDQEIQQWREARRKNHPFNNIQKKQSDHTRSPKVDRVVLQRELKQVLAKQAELGVEVAEIPSYYLKDRQNQGSQSEGKDTLTNKKRKFQNKIDRKPDRKGRFSKKQKFTDKDSLEQRPSITKKKPTLLQKLLSADIKKDRSHLIQAFRFMVTNSFFKYYPDKPLIYPSVVVKETGSEGNAGEKHLHAGKDVLDHENKKTVKKIVNDDINDVHFSEEEKSDDDDYENLQKEPSSLVQRQRDNGIGIEKCDEEEGEIID; encoded by the exons ATGAGTGCTCCTAACCATCAAATTCCATTGCAAAACAATGGCATGGGGATGCAGAACCAGCCTCAAATGGGTGCAGCCAACCAACTAAACCAAAACTTGATGCCACCCTATGTGTCAAACATGCAACCATCGATGAACACACACCAATTCATGAATGCTGCTAATCATCTCCTTCCATTGCAAAATAACCAGTTGCATATGTCTAATATGGGTATGAGTGTGCCTCCGCAGGGTCCATCCCATGCCGGATTTGGTCCCCAAAATGGTGTGAGCAATGCTGGTTACAATCCAATGTTTCAGGCTCAAGGACAAGTCATGCACAATGCAGCTCAAATCAATTTGTCTCAACTCCAGGGGCATATTCTAGCACAAAGTATTCTGAGCATGCTTCAGCAGCCTAATATGAATATGAATATACCTAATGGTCAATTTTCTTCTCAATTTCCTGTGCAAAATATGAATCAGCAGTTACATATGCAAGTGCCGAATCCTTCTCAAGTTGGTCGGCATGGTATGCATCCTGGTTCTGGCCCCATGTTTGGCTTTCCAGGTCAAGTGCCTCAGGCCATGGTTTCTCAAAATCCAATGTTTTCTGCAACACTGCATACTGGTCTAGTGCAAGGAAATCAGGCCAGGCCACAGTTTGACCAGAATGAGAAAAGCCTGGTTCTACCAAATGGGAACACAAATGCCTTTGTCTCATCATCTTTTTCATCTATGCAGTTGCAGGGGAATAGTTCTGCATCACATGCACAA ACAAATGTGAATAGCAATACCAAAAGTAACGATCGAAATTCTAGCTGGAAAGGATCACAAAGCAAAAACTTCAAAAATAAACAAACTCGAGGGGGGTTTGAAGGAAG ATTCCAGAAGTGTAGGTTTCCTAAAGAACATAGGGACAAAG GGCCAAACAATGGAAGAATCGAACATCAGCAGAAACCAAAATTCAGTTTGAATCATAAGGAACAACAGCAGGAACCAAAAAG ATCATTCTTTGTAACTTACACTGACCAAGAAATCCAACAATGGCGGGAAGCTCGGAGGAAGAATCATCCTTTCAACAACATCCAGAAG AAACAGAGTGATCATACGAGAAGCCCCAAGGTGGATAGGGTTGTCTTACAAAGAGAG CTCAAGCAGGTTTTAGCTAAGCAAGCTGAGTTGGGAGTTGAAGTTGCTGAAATCCCATCCTACTATCTGAAGGATCGTCAAAATCAAGGTTCTCAGAGTGAAGGAAAAGACACACTTACCAACAAAAAGAGGAAATTCCAGAACAAGATCGACAGGAAACCCGACAGAAAAGGTCGGTTCTCCAAGAAACAGAAGTTTACAGACAAAGATTCCTTAGAACAACGACCTTCTATAACCAAGAAGAAGCCAACTTTATTGCAGAAACTCCTGAGTGCTGATATAAAGAAGGATAGGAGTCACCTGATTCAGGCTTTCAGGTTCATGGTAACAAATTCCTTCTTTAAATACTATCCAGATAAGCCACTGATATATCCATCAGTGGTTGTTAAAGAAACCGGGTCTGAAGGCAATGCTGGAGAGAAACATTTGCACGCTGGAAAAGATGTTCTTGACCATGAGAACAAGAAAACggttaaaaaaattgtaaatgaCGACATTAATGATGTCCATTTCAGTGAAGAGGAAAagagtgatgatgatgattatgaaaATCTGCAAAAAGAACCGTCTTCCTTGGTTCAAAGGCAACGTGATAATGGAATAGGCATTGAGAAATGTGACGAAGAAGAGGGAGAAATCATAGATTGA
- the LOC130940252 gene encoding proteasome subunit alpha type-2-A yields the protein MGDSQYSFSLTTFSPSGKLVQIEHALTAVGSGQTSLGIKAANGVVIATEKKLPSILVDEASVQKIQLLTPNIGVVYSGMGPDFRVLVRKSRKQAEQYHRLYKEPIPVTQLVREVAAVMQEFTQSGGVRPFGVSLLVAGFDDNGPQLYQVDPSGSYFSWKASAMGKNVSNAKTFLEKRYTDDMELDDAVHTAILTLKEGFEGQISGKNIEIGIIGSDKKFRVLTPAEIDDYLGEVE from the exons ATGGGGGATAGTCAGTACTCATTCTCTCTCACCACATTTAG CCCTTCTGGGAAGCTGGTTCAGATTGAACATGCTCTCACGGCGGTTGGTTCTGGACAGACATCTTTGGGAATTAAAG CTGCAAATGGCGTAGTCATTGCAACTGAGAAGAAACTGCCATCTATATTGGTTGATGAAGCATCG GTTCAGAAGATTCAGTTATTAACACCAAATATAGGGGTTGTATATAG TGGCATGGGTCCTGATTTTCGAGTCTTGGTTAGGAAAAGCAGGAAACAGGCAGAGCAATATCACCGATTATATAAA GAACCAATCCCTGTCACACAGCTTGTAAGGGAAGTTGCTGCTGTTATGCAGGAATTCACTCAGTCAGG TGGTGTTAGGCCATTTGGAGTGTCCCTACTAGTTGCTGGATTTGATGATAACGGACCACAATTGTATCAG GTGGATCCATCTGGTTCTTACTTTTCTTGGAAAGCTTCTGCTATGGGCAAAAATGTTTCTAATGCGAAGACTTTTCTTGAGAAGAG GTATACAGATGACATGGAACTTGATGATGCAGTCCATACGGCAATATTGACGCTGAAGGAAGG ATTTGAGGGACAGATCTCGGGAAAGAACATTGAAATTGGCATAATTGGGTCCGACAAAAAGTTCAG AGTATTGACCCCTGCCGAAATCGACGATTACTTGGGTGAAGTAGAATAA